Genomic DNA from Salvia miltiorrhiza cultivar Shanhuang (shh) chromosome 1, IMPLAD_Smil_shh, whole genome shotgun sequence:
CtatattatattctatctccttacccaactctacataaactcttcactcatttcaaatccttaagtccaaggataggtttcaagaaaatcatggttctaagtctcgattcatctctcatataagactcgtctaatctcattcaaacacttaggcaacataaacacataaggcacataagaaaatacaatcaaacatcaacaaaacatGTTCTGTttttcccactgactcaacttcaaaatttaacacgttctgactccgacatcccctggactccagactcataccaaaagaaaggtatttgagtctagtttcatttaaaaaaaagtagagtcagaaactccaagtggtttgggagatatggcgtttttaccacggtctaccatattcggcagttttgagcaatcggaaacattgattttttaaaatagtaaacgttgtcaaactgagctcaaatttggtggatatctagcccatacagtaaggttgatccataaaaatttggaaagctagatcacacaggaagtcactgaaatgaatgactttgtcccctgttctctgaaattcccggcagaaatgtgcagatttggttttgcattttataaaaatagtaaatcaagtccaaatgacttgaaatgtTACAGAGGTGCTCAAGACTCCTGTAGGGACattctgtaaaattttcaaagctttttgacatcgaaaaaccgtcgatcacagtaggtcagtagcctacgaaaaaatcaccaaaaattcattcccaactcttaaatgctcaaatcaacattccttcaaagaaaaccaatcaaagctcatccTAAACATATATaacacttaaaaacattcaaacacattataaaactcatcatactcaaattaactctcctcttttacatcttaactcaaatctcaagggaaACGTTTCAACAACGTATCAATCAAATCCTCTTCtcaatctcatgctcaaaaacactcaatcattcattattgactccatacatcatgtaactcattttacacctatatttccctttttatcatgtaaactaactctagtgaaaaactcatatatcaacataaaattctcaacaaaagcatgacatctttcacataatggtcatagatCAAAATAGACCACATTTAAACAATCGATGACTTCtcaaatatgaaaactcaaaaactctcataaactaactcaagtcaaaattttacttagcttacattagacttaatcaaacatattaaaacactaatatcatgctcaatttcatatatcttaagccaaaacacttattaaacacatagacaagaaagtcctaatttttattaaactaaactctttgaaattttataaactcacatggatctttaatctcatcatatatccatcaatcttaacccatttaactcacatataaaccatcaattcaccaatTTGAGCATAGATGCAAatagccctaattttagtaaactaactcatatcaaaatcatcatttgacaacatatactcaatttactccaccaatcatcatcatatacatctcatagactcatatacatcatcaattcatcaccttgatcatcaactcaaaaattcccaaattggggtaaactaactcaaccaaatttttacatcacaaagcatagcttttcaaaacacatgctaatcatcaccaaacatcacatagatcacttttctcacctcaaatcaaggaaagaagaagaaaaatttttgaagggtaagatacccatttttttcgaaaatttgaaggaaaagggagggggtgattttcttacTTCAAACTCTCAAGAATACTCATGTACAAACTCATACATGTCTAATCTATGAATATAGaaatcacttacccaagtttacaccaattatcaaattttctctcactatcTTCAAGATTGAATCTCCATGGATCTTCTTGAATCTAAGGAGATGGAAGTGTTTAGTATAAGATTTAGAGGGTGATTTGTGTTTTTGGTGTGATTTTGTGAAGCTCCGAAGgtgcatcaatggaggaaaaatggtggaaagtgaagtgagagatgagggagagggagagagatcgaAATTGGGGTGGAGGAAAGGTGAGAGAAATATTTGCAAGATATGAAATTGATCTTAGctaagatttgaaaatcttagagaatatatgcaattaatgcatcttctcactctaatctcttctttctctctcaaatctctACACTTTCCTCTcactaatctctacactctctctaatGTACTCTCaactctctactctctcaattctatacttagcaaaatttaggcatataacatatggtatgggtaattaaataaagtgtgtgaaaggtgatcaaataaaatcacaaaactatggtaaagtcactcattaataaaataccacatcataattattcatgtgaccaaaataataattatagcactcatattagtgcactcacatatatataatattcctcttcgtaggaagaaaaataatttaaaaatattatgctcggaaaaattttcataaaccggcatcattcgatttctcgataaaaataaactgcactgtCTTTggaaactaaataaaaattccaagtgctaaggtctcaaaacaaaaatcataacaacttggtcataatgacacatatcacaaaaatcacataatcattcagtcatgtaaattcacataacatcacatcaaaataGTCGGCAGGCTcaaataagctagacgtctctctgaccgactctatatatctaggtttctcactctttcttcctcgactctatttccaactcagtattcctatttttcttaataggacagacAATCTTTAACAATTccgtatccggtaactctatccccggtagttggaaataaaataaaatctcagctcaattcaatcagcatctccatctcaactcatttttcaaatctcattactctaattccatcatcggtttactctctcgtatctctatttaaaagacaatctgtcttatctactcaaaaaaaagtagtctcgtaatTCGACATCTCGGTACTcttattagtgttaagacactatctcacaacatgaggaaaagtacggggtgctaCAGGTACAATTCAAAATCCACAGTAATCAGGTACCCGTATCGAATTGAGCTTTTCACAATATTGAGCTTTTCATTGAAAAAGGTCGGGAAATAGGAATGAGGAGTCCATAATACCTTGTCGGCGCCGGGGTTTGGTCGGAGACTGTTATTCCGCAAATAGATGATGGATTCATCCTCGGTTAATCGTCTTTCGCGGTTTGATCGAACTTTCCACAGGGTGGTGGTGTTTGTTGCAAAACGCGCGAAGAAGAGTAAGAAAGCAACTTGAGtgtgaaaattcaattttttattgtgttacaacctttttttacatttaatttaCCCAACAAAAACTACTTGGGTCAGTTTTTCTTCAAAGTGCGACTTATAAATTTGTGCTTTTATAAAGACAAAAGTGCTACTTAGTTTTACAAACAGCAACTTGAATTTCGGACACTCCGTGTTCCCAGTTAAAAATAAACAAGTCAAATTTTTTTTAGGCAAAAATAAATTACTTGTTACAATAGTATAAATTACTTGCATATTTTcgattaattaaagaaaaaaattaaaaaaaaaaagtgggatCATTAAAGAAATTCCTATTGAAAATTAGTAATTTCCGAAAATTAGTTCTTTTCAAtaggaaaattttaaaatttaaaaacggTTATAGTGACCAATTACTCAAAGAATTATctcaaattcaaattaaattcccAACTCAAAAATATATTACATTGTAAGTAcaatttaaactcacatatattcACTGTTTAAACTCACATAcaatttaaactcacatataggTCACTGTTTATTTCCTTAACATTACTCAAATATAAAGCGACCTAACCACATACCAAACATTAAAGGTTGTGGACAATTTACAAAATAAACACTAAAAAACACAATAACCTCGATTGGAAATTTAATTAAGCATATAATGGAGTTATAACATTATATCTCCCTTGACCAACTAGAGAAACTTTGTGGCGAACCATTAACGCCGGTAGCATTTGGCTGGTCAACGACTTCACTAAAATAACTTGCTCCAGAATTGGTTGGGATATTAAAGCGTTGTGCACTttcttcatttttgatgatttcttCAAAAAGTAAAGTTAGTCTAGCGGAGTTGAACTCGCCCTCTTCCATATACACACACATTTCCGGGCGTAccttaaccaaaaaaaaaatcgaatgaGGTAAAAATAAGCACAAAAGATAGAAAATGAAATGTCTTTACTTAAAATAATAAACTTACTGTAGCAATTGTATCCCAAGTTTCCTTAGATGCATTCACCACATTCCTTGCACTGTCGTAAACGACATTAGGTTGATGAATCAACCAAGTGAATTGATGATATCTGTCTTCCCATTCTTTGACCTTCATATAATAGTCCTCAAGTGATATGTTGATTCTCAACTCATCTCGCATTTCAATCTTCACTCCAAACACAAGATGTGTATTATTTATTGATGGCCCAGGCACCCAAATTCCCTGCCAACGTTTATACTCAAATTTTCCTAAAACGAGAGATTCAATGGATCGAGTCCATTGACcatagtaaaataaaacattttgaGATATTGGCTTTGCAAGATGCATTGGAAGTGGTGGTTGTAGTTTGGGGCTTCTTTGTTAAGGATGGCAAGGGATATTATATAATAGGTTGTAAATGCCAAATAAATACACCACGTGATATACCTTCTTGAAAGGAAATCACACTTATCCGTGAAGCTATAGTGATTCTCGTGATATGTTGGGTGTTCAACAGCCAAAGTTTTGAATGATTGTTAGTAGAGAAAGTATAGAGCTACAAAGTATTTCAAATAACTCATAATACTTTAAATGGACATCCTTACAACTTGGAAAACATGATGCCTGCCACATAACAGAGGACCCACCAGCgataagcaaaaaaaaataaacgaaAAACAGGAATACATAACATTACAGAAAGCTAAAGTCAATTTCAAACAAAGGTGCAAATTACTAACAATTAACAAACATTAATTCATTAGTCTGAATCATCGGAGCAAGGAGACTCGTCTTCATAATCGAGATACTCAAACACTTTATCATGGAACAATTTTGCAAGTGCAGCGTAATGCGGCTCTCCTCGGTTCCTATAAACCATCGCTGCTGAGTGTACCTATTCATGAAGAATAATGGAGAAGCAACAAATGACCAAATATTAGTGGGATCATAACACACTAAAGGTCACTGAAATAAAAAGATGCAAATTTGAAGAATTCACCTCCTGAATACTTCGCCAGGTCTCGTCGGAAGCTCGCAATATGTTGGTAAACTTGTCCCAAAAGACTCCCTGTTCACGCAAAAGAGATACCCACAAATGATACCTTTCTTCTAGGTATTCAAGTTTtgaaatataaaagaaaacatctTTAGTCATGTTGAATTGTGCATTTATTTTTCCTTTCACAGAGACAACGAAATCCCAAGTCTTTGGAATGCCTTTTGGGTTCCCCTTCGAATCACTTTCGGCAATGACCAATTCCATGAGCTTTGCATCCATGGCCTCCGTCCAAACATTATTATATAAACTAAACACAGACATAGTTTATTTACGAAGGTGTTGGGGCTTACAGATGATATACAATAACATGTAGAAACTTgcctataaataaaaaaaaactgtcGGCAAATGATCTAAACAGTATATACAATGATGTACTCACAATCCAGTCACATGCACCACAATTACTCTGTTGGAATAAACAGCCACACACTAAAGACGAAATATGTGCTGCATCATATTTCTAATCACAAATAACAAGTCACAAGGCCTTAACACCCTGCCACACTCATGTGCCAGGTTACTATTAACACTATGTAATTGTAGGGTTACTTTTAACAAGGAATCACATGTGAATGAACAGAATCACAGTCAAATAAGCAAAAAACTGTATCAAAAGTTCATATCCAAAGGATCTTTGTCTCTGGAGCACAGATTATATATCTgatatcataataaattatgaTCTTTACCTTACAACAGCACCGAGCCTTACCTAACAATGGATAAATTTGTCAAAGCATgccttaattaaaaataaaggaaaGGTTTTACCTAAATACCACCACTCACCAAAGTTTTTAATCCAAAAAAGCCTTCCAGTAACAAGCCTCTGTTTCCTAAACATATTCAAAGGAAAGAAAGATAGACTTAGTATATTGAGTCTATCAAAAAGGTTATTTAATCCAACAATTTTTTCACATACACATCATTAATAACAACAGCAGATTTTGGTTAACAAAAAAGGTAAGAAAGCCTTAGTATATTGAGTCTTACAAAAAGGTTATTTTTTTGGGAAAGAGATTGGCTGGGCAGTTGAGAACTTGAACCTCGTGGACGGGTCGCGGAAATTTGGCTGGATTGGAATTGATCATTCTGTGATAGTTCCACATTGCACATGGGCTCATCATCTACAGAATTCATTTCAAAACAAAAATCAATAACTGATACTATATATcgaaatttcaatttaaatatgaaaaattCATGACTGTGTAATTGAATGAGTAGTAAGTGAATTACCTAAACATGTTCGTTTCTTTGAAGTTTCGCTACCTCTTTTAGGCCGACTGACATCCCAATGTCGCCGCAAACGTTTGACAGGGATCTTTCTCTTTTTCGGTGTTCGTGGATTTTTAATATTCACCTGCCCCGAACTATTCCCTTCACTGCCATGACGTCCACTAACTCCGGGTCTCGCGGATTTCAATAGTTCAATTTTTTTGACACAATTACCCACAAATTTGTTGATGACATCCCGACAAATCTTGTCGCCCTTGCACTCCAACATCAAATCATAAAGAGTTTTCATATTATGGTTAACAAAAACCATATTTGCAATGCTATCTTGACCTCCTTCTTCAGTCATATTTCGTTGGTTAGGTAGAATCTTATTCTTCGCGTCCTTCCTCCACCTCTTTAGTATGAAATGTTCGGGCAAGCTGTCAAtattcaacaacaacaaaatattGACTATGTGGCGACACAAAATGCCTTCGGCCTCCCACATTCGACATGAGCAGGTAGCATGACGTGTTGCCCGTGTGAAACGAACTGTACGGATCCCATTACTTGCTGAACATGAAGAGACTCCATACACTAATTCATCGGCGGTGAAGTCATATGGATGATGAATAATCTTCACATTTAAAGAATGAGCTACCTCACATTCAAAGGTTTTGTACACATTTCGAGTATAAACCCTTGCGGCATGTTTTAACAAATTGTTGTTTTGAATAAATTGTCCAGGGACGCCACGACACAAAGTGTCCTCCTCAGTCTCTCGCAAACGCCATTCGTGCTGTAGTCTTTCGTATTTCATCACAAAGTCATGAAGAGATGTGGTGGCAGAACATAAATCTTTCAACACCTTGTTCGTCACCTCACTCCTAGAGGTAGCATGTAGGCCGGCTGTAAACTTGTCGTTGGTATACACAGAAGCCCATCTTTTTCTCAAATTGTACATGTTCCCAAACCAACGGTTCTCACTTAGCTCATAATCGGTTATCATTGTCTGCCAAGTAGAATCAAATTCACCCTCTGTCTCGCAACCATTCATACAATAGTACCATGTCTTCTTGAATGCCGCATTGCCATTTAAAGAACCAAAATGTGATGGAGCATTTTGGTTTATGTGCCATTGGCACAAACGGTGACAAGAAGTCTGAAAACTAAAATCTATCCCGTTCATAAGAGCCTGACATTGATCTGAAAATATAATCCCCGGTTCTTTCCAGTTCATAGACTCTAAGAAGCAATTAAACAACCACTCAAATGATTTGGTGGTTTCATCAGACAAGAAGGCAAGGGCAAAAAGCACATTGTTTTTGTGGTGGTTTATACCAACGAAAGGTGCACACACTAGATTGTACTTATTTGTTCGATAAGTCGTATCAATGGATAGAACATCCCCAAATATCTCATAATCAACAGCTGAACGAGTATCCCTAAAGAAAAAGTTTATCAACCGGCCATCATCATCAAGCTGTACATTCCAATAAAAATGAGTCTCTGTGTTGCCCTTGCCAATTAAATACTTCATCAATGCATTCGCATCTCCATTTTCAAGTTTGGTTTCCTTTTTCATCAAATTTACGTGTGCATATGCATCCTTTTTCATGAATCCTACATTCGCTCGTCCACCTGCTTCTTTTTCCATGAATCTGTAGGCCCTACTAATCTGAATTCCTGCAGCCCTAAAAGCATCTAATACAGATTTTTTAGCAAATGACATATGACGGGCAGATCTCAAGGTATAACTTTGGTCTGGCGACACTAATTCGTGATTATGTTGTTTAAAAAACACAGACACTCTCCATGGACCATCTTCCTCTCTAACAACTCGCAACCTTGCCTTACAATTCGTTCGACTAACTTGCTTCTTGTAAGAAGCTATTCGTCCAACCGAACGCTTATTATCTGGATACCCTTCACAAGAACAAAGATAAACTTTTAACCGAAGAATATCTGAATTGTCAAATTTTTTATTGGACCCCTTCCTAACACTGAATCCAGATAAAATACCATATTGGGTGTACAAAATATAAATCACATCCAAACTATCATAAACAGCACCAACCTGCAATTTATCCTCATTTTCAATTCTTAGTGACTTATCTGACTCGCTCTCCAAATCTGAAACACTAACATCTTCAGACAAGCTACATTCATTACCATCAAAATTattctcattttcttcttcttcaaagccATCATCAGAAACATTCAAGTCGATAACCATCgtggaaaaaagaaatatatccATTTATTTCTTATTCACAGATACGTATGAAGATGCTGGGTTCACTGAAAAATATCTCCAACGAACGATACACAACAAGAAATTACCTACACACATTTCATTCAAATCAATAATGCATTTCAATTCTACCATTATGACAGCTAAATCAGGACATCAATACCTCATAATGATCTCTCCTAAATCAAATTACAGACCCAAATTTAGAAACCAAAACAAATAATTACCAACCTCGGCCGCAGTAAGAAATGTGATTGCCTTCCTGACGAAATTTGCAGATTCGTGCTTCACCTCCAAAAATCCTTCAAACGATTGCCTCCAGAATTTTTCTTCCCCGTTCGCtcgcaacaaaaaaaaaacttcccCCGTTCGCTCACAGCAAAATTCAGAAATGTAGAGTCaatgacaaaaaaatacaaaattattttcaacaataaatACATAGCTATTCACTCTGTCCAGAATTGTAGAATTCAAATCaatcaaatgttggaaaaatatAAACCGATGAAGGATCTTGTACAACTTCAAGAGATACCTCGTCAAACTTCCGGCCGATGCTTGAAATCTTCGAAAACTGGCCGGAAATGGTGAATTCTTAATTTGTCCGATGAAGAAGAGTATTCAATAAGCTTCCTTTTCAAAAAATAGGACAACTACACGTGTCATACCCTATACAATTTTAAACCGTTCCTAGCCTGCTTTAGGGGCACTCCGAACCGGTTTTGGGCTCTGGACCGGCTGGACACGTGTCGCAATCGCAAGGGTGATCCTCATTAGGGGTGATCTAGCATGGAGTTTACCCTCCTACACATGCAAAGTTTACTGACAAAGAAAGAAATGGAGAAAAAAAGGGGGCCATCCCTCTATTCCTCTTTGCTCACTCCTACGCTACAAAATGAGGAAAAGAGTAGCAGACCATCATTTCTTTTTTGCACCTAATATGATGGAAAACAATACATATCTCTCTTTCTTACTCATTACCTCTCGGCCTTAATCAAgaaacaaaggaaaagaaaattctCTCACTATCTTGGAGAACTCTCGGCTTACCACCATTGGAGAAGGAAGAACCCTTCTTCAAGCTTTCTCAAGGGGGGAAGCAAGCTCATCTATTTTATCCTAATTCCACCAAGAGGTAGGTCTCATCTCCCTTTTCAAACCCACCTATGGTTTTCATCTCTCTAAGCATATTAGAAATGTGAGATTGTGAGAATGGAGCTTAGTTTGTTTTTATATAGTTACATGTAGTTGGTTGTGATGACCTTTCTCAATAAAAATAGGAATGTCATGCTTTACTAATAACACGTAGAAACCCTTGAGGAAGAGAGTCAGACGTGATTCATGAAAGGGGGAGAGTGAtgattttccttttatttgTCTTTAGTTGCAAGAATGACATGTGTTTATATTTGTCAAACTTTTACAATCCTCTGTCAAATGACTTAAAGAAGATGATGATATCTAATCTCACATACTTACTAAGGAaacaaagatatatatatatatatatatatatatatatatatatatatatatatatatatatatatatatatagggggccgctccaatgagaccctctaattttagtgagatctagggcacgatctggtgcgtttattttattaatcctatggctgatattgtgtttggagggtgattttttttcgcagaatcctggagggagcagaatattttaaattttgttattcatcagtatatactgcattgttcatcagtatatacggctctgttcatcagtatatatgtcttattcattacgaattttttaaattttatttttcatcagtatatacatcttgttcattagatatatgttttgttcattagtattatatgtcttattcattgtactcatgttacacgaaaaatagggggtctcactggagcgcgcccctatatatatatatatatatatatatatatatatatatatatatataggaatgggatcatgtagtatccaatacttataatagatccgtaggtccaaatcttgaccacacatttatgacatgtggcgcatcaagatggtgacacgtggcaaagagcttccaagcattccaaggcaaaatctggaggggtaaaattggaatgcaatttttggaattaaaaattaaaaaattatatatttttttagattttctcaaaatagatatattttagatgcataaagtctcacacgaagatgcataaagtttttatataaatgcataactttgaacagaaaaatgcatttgatttttacaattttggtattttcaccaccccaccccataccaccccccaatccaccccacaccaccccctgaaggaatattaaacggaattaatactcgatttgccccgaagatcgtttcttggattattattaatttatcatacaacgattaatccctaacatgcccctatgaatttaagtgctgcacattggagtttagaaatacctgaagaattcagaagaattcgtcaaactcgcagctgaacagaccagtcagcttcaagccttcgtttgaagcctcaaatatcctcaaatcgtatttttcccagaaatacgacttcttcgtcttcgagagagctttccgtggccgcctgtttcgtttgaatcggagttc
This window encodes:
- the LOC130993257 gene encoding uncharacterized protein LOC130993257; protein product: MHLAKPISQNVLFYYGQWTRSIESLVLGKFEYKRWQGIWVPGPSINNTHLVFGVKIEMRDELRINISLEDYYMKVKEWEDRYHQFTWLIHQPNVVYDSARNVVNASKETWDTIATVRPEMCVYMEEGEFNSARLTLLFEEIIKNEESAQRFNIPTNSGASYFSEVVDQPNATGVNGSPQSFSSWSREI
- the LOC130993338 gene encoding protein FAR1-RELATED SEQUENCE 5-like, whose product is MVIDLNVSDDGFEEEENENNFDGNECSLSEDVSVSDLESESDKSLRIENEDKLQVGAVYDSLDVIYILYTQYGILSGFSVRKGSNKKFDNSDILRLKVYLCSCEGYPDNKRSVGRIASYKKQVSRTNCKARLRVVREEDGPWRVSVFFKQHNHELVSPDQSYTLRSARHMSFAKKSVLDAFRAAGIQISRAYRFMEKEAGGRANVGFMKKDAYAHVNLMKKETKLENGDANALMKYLIGKGNTETHFYWNVQLDDDGRLINFFFRDTRSAVDYEIFGDVLSIDTTYRTNKYNLVCAPFVGINHHKNNVLFALAFLSDETTKSFEWLFNCFLESMNWKEPGIIFSDQCQALMNGIDFSFQTSCHRLCQWHINQNAPSHFGSLNGNAAFKKTWYYCMNGCETEGEFDSTWQTMITDYELSENRWFGNMYNLRKRWASVYTNDKFTAGLHATSRSEVTNKVLKDLCSATTSLHDFVMKYERLQHEWRLRETEEDTLCRGVPGQFIQNNNLLKHAARVYTRNVYKTFECEVAHSLNVKIIHHPYDFTADELVYGVSSCSASNGIRTVRFTRATRHATCSCRMWEAEGILCRHIVNILLLLNIDSLPEHFILKRWRKDAKNKILPNQRNMTEEGGQDSIANMVFVNHNMKTLYDLMLECKGDKICRDVINKFVGNCVKKIELLKSARPGVSGRHGSEGNSSGQGVFWDKFTNILRASDETWRSIQEVHSAAMVYRNRGEPHYAALAKLFHDKVFEYLDYEDESPCSDDSD